A stretch of the Candidatus Poribacteria bacterium genome encodes the following:
- a CDS encoding PqqD family protein produces the protein MVPARLREVVARHSFRLGADDGARTRPDDDGRSFRSRARSRGSLGYRGVARVGSAVPAKPDDGADVVRPGSEPHLRRSRVRQTGPDAAGGRDRFQHPVAVGCESVTSMAGGLDRVLYALRLKKRPRLQRTRGEVLQSVPIRNSLVEWMKEDGGEVSLIIPADQKRHMRWLIRAMSLPNKRVVTLDDVGSFVWERCDGESTFEQIAQELSGRFQLTRREAEASLAEFFRVLGRRGMLGFAVPESRSTQSGADAKNRPGGGRKTSKGNRRKSKGRA, from the coding sequence ATGGTTCCGGCGCGCCTACGCGAAGTCGTTGCGAGGCACTCATTTCGTCTTGGAGCCGACGACGGGGCTCGAACCCGTCCAGATGACGATGGACGGTCGTTCCGCTCGCGTGCTAGATCGCGTGGATCGCTGGGATATCGGGGCGTCGCGCGGGTGGGATCAGCTGTTCCGGCGAAGCCGGACGATGGCGCGGATGTGGTACGACCCGGATCGGAACCGCATCTTCGTCGTTCGCGCGTCCGGCAAACCGGACCCGACGCCGCTGGTGGACGGGATCGTTTTCAGCATCCCGTCGCAGTCGGCTGCGAGAGTGTGACGTCGATGGCTGGCGGGTTGGACCGTGTGCTCTACGCGTTGCGGCTCAAGAAGCGCCCGCGACTCCAGAGGACGCGCGGCGAGGTCCTCCAGTCGGTTCCGATCCGCAACTCGCTCGTGGAGTGGATGAAGGAGGATGGCGGCGAGGTCTCGCTGATCATCCCGGCGGACCAGAAGCGTCACATGCGCTGGCTGATCCGCGCGATGAGCCTGCCGAACAAGCGCGTGGTCACATTGGACGATGTCGGGTCGTTCGTCTGGGAGCGCTGTGACGGCGAATCGACGTTCGAGCAGATCGCGCAGGAGCTGAGCGGGCGGTTCCAGTTGACGCGCCGCGAGGCGGAGGCGTCGCTCGCGGAGTTCTTCCGAGTGCTGGGTCGTCGCGGGATGCTCGGATTCGCCGTTCCTGAGTCGCGTTCCACTCAGTCAGGGGCTGACGCGAAGAACCGCCCTGGCGGCGGACGCAAGACATCGAAGGGCAACAGAAGGAAGTCCAAGGGAAGGGCTTGA
- a CDS encoding ABC transporter ATP-binding protein translates to MSDAAAVAQPGTVPAEPHAPIENAVRVRNVIKRYEMGTVVVEALRGVNMEVRRGEYISIVGPSGSGKSTLFNMIGGLDKPTEGRVYIDEVDIAQLDAYELAWLRCRKIGYIFQTFNLIPVMTALENITLPMIFAGATTDDAVEKGLEILASVGLGERYQHKPPELSGGQQQRVAIARALANDPSILLADEPTGNLDTKTGLEIIELLRRMNAEKGVTIITATHDMKMLDVSDRIFHVQDGRVARIETREEANIEVGMLDGQEVG, encoded by the coding sequence ATGTCGGATGCGGCCGCCGTCGCACAGCCGGGAACCGTTCCCGCGGAGCCGCACGCTCCGATTGAGAATGCCGTCCGTGTTCGCAATGTCATCAAGCGCTACGAGATGGGCACCGTCGTCGTCGAGGCGTTGCGCGGTGTGAACATGGAGGTGCGTCGAGGGGAGTACATCTCCATCGTCGGGCCCTCAGGTTCCGGCAAGTCCACGCTCTTCAACATGATCGGCGGACTCGACAAGCCGACCGAAGGGCGCGTCTACATCGACGAAGTGGACATCGCCCAGTTGGACGCCTACGAGCTGGCTTGGCTCCGGTGCCGCAAGATCGGTTACATTTTCCAGACGTTCAACCTGATCCCGGTCATGACGGCGTTGGAGAACATCACGCTGCCGATGATCTTCGCCGGAGCCACGACCGATGACGCCGTCGAGAAGGGGCTTGAGATCCTCGCATCGGTCGGATTGGGCGAACGGTACCAGCACAAACCGCCCGAGCTCTCGGGCGGGCAGCAGCAGCGTGTCGCCATCGCGCGGGCTCTGGCGAACGACCCCTCGATCCTGCTGGCAGACGAGCCGACCGGGAACCTCGACACGAAGACGGGCTTGGAGATCATCGAGCTGCTGCGACGCATGAACGCCGAGAAGGGCGTCACGATCATCACGGCGACGCACGACATGAAAATGCTGGACGTTTCCGACCGCATCTTCCACGTGCAGGACGGGCGCGTCGCACGGATCGAGACGCGCGAAGAGGCGAATATCGAGGTTGGGATGCTCGACGGGCAGGAGGTCGGCTAG
- a CDS encoding NAD(P)/FAD-dependent oxidoreductase, with protein MTLPANNPDIYDITIVGAGPVGLFGAFYAGIRECRTKIIDSLAELGGQLTALYPEKYIYDMPGFPKVLAKDLVKELVEQAMWKDPTVCLEEQAQKLDYDEATGIYRLVTNVAEHFSRTVIVCAGIGSLLPTRLDKPGVEELVGNGVSYVVRNPDQFAGKDVVIVGAGDSAVDWALYMAPIAKSLNLVHRRDVFRAHEGSVRQLMQTNIPMHLFWEVEKVHGTDRLESVTIRSNKTKETQTLKADALLINIGFKSDLGPIQDWGLEVDEKGGILVSRHMETNRPGVFAAGDGASFDGKLKLIATGVGEVAIAVNYAKFHIDPTSKVFPGHSSEMALR; from the coding sequence ATGACGTTGCCAGCGAACAATCCAGACATCTACGACATCACGATCGTCGGCGCGGGCCCAGTCGGTCTGTTCGGGGCGTTCTACGCAGGGATCCGCGAGTGCCGGACGAAGATCATCGATAGCCTGGCGGAACTCGGCGGACAACTCACGGCGCTCTACCCGGAGAAGTACATCTACGACATGCCTGGGTTCCCCAAGGTGCTCGCCAAGGACCTGGTGAAGGAACTGGTGGAGCAGGCGATGTGGAAGGACCCGACGGTCTGTCTGGAAGAACAAGCGCAGAAGCTGGACTACGACGAAGCGACTGGCATCTACCGCTTGGTGACGAACGTCGCCGAGCACTTCAGCCGCACCGTGATCGTCTGCGCTGGGATCGGGTCGCTGCTGCCGACCCGCCTGGACAAGCCCGGTGTCGAGGAGCTAGTCGGCAACGGCGTCTCTTATGTGGTACGCAACCCGGATCAGTTCGCAGGCAAGGACGTTGTCATCGTCGGAGCCGGCGACTCGGCGGTCGATTGGGCGCTCTACATGGCGCCGATCGCCAAGAGTCTCAACCTGGTGCATCGCCGCGACGTCTTCCGCGCGCACGAGGGCAGCGTTCGCCAGTTGATGCAGACGAACATCCCGATGCACCTGTTCTGGGAGGTCGAGAAAGTGCACGGCACGGATCGTCTCGAGTCCGTGACGATCCGCAGCAACAAGACCAAGGAAACGCAGACTCTCAAAGCCGACGCACTGCTCATCAACATCGGCTTCAAGTCGGATCTAGGACCCATTCAGGACTGGGGGTTGGAGGTGGACGAGAAGGGCGGGATCCTCGTCTCGCGGCACATGGAGACGAACCGGCCCGGCGTCTTCGCGGCGGGGGATGGCGCGTCGTTTGACGGCAAGCTCAAGCTGATCGCCACCGGCGTCGGCGAAGTCGCCATCGCCGTCAACTACGCCAAGTTCCACATCGATCCGACGAGCAAGGTCTTCCCAGGACACAGCAGCGAGATGGCGCTGCGGTAG
- a CDS encoding tyrosine--tRNA ligase, whose translation MRGVEEVVPEVGLRDKLLLAARENRALRVKLGIDPTASDIHLGFAVVLRKLRQFQDFGHTVCLIIGDFTAMIGDPTGKSKTRPMLGRDEVREHARTYEQQLYRILDPAQTEVTFNGDWLGKMDFADVVRLSSQYTLARMLERDDFTNRYKAGEPIHIHEILYPLCQGQDSVAVRADIEMGGTDQKFNNLVGRDLQREAGQAPQAVVLMPLLVGTDGVEKMSKSLGNYIGIDEPPTEQFGKVMSVPDAAMEAYYRLCTDLPADEISGMMQDVEDGALHPMDAKLRLAAEIVTLYHGSEAGDAAKTEFLRVFREHETPDDMPDLRVPSDALTDGELWIVRLLTLAGFATSNRDARQLVTQGAVSLNDHRITDPSLDFVPEDGMVLRVGRRRFARLRVGS comes from the coding sequence ATGCGGGGCGTGGAGGAAGTCGTTCCCGAAGTCGGCTTGCGCGACAAGCTGCTCCTCGCGGCGCGTGAGAACCGAGCGCTGCGGGTGAAGCTGGGCATCGATCCCACCGCTTCCGATATCCATCTCGGGTTCGCCGTTGTACTCCGCAAACTGCGCCAGTTTCAGGACTTCGGACACACGGTCTGTCTGATCATCGGCGACTTCACGGCGATGATCGGCGATCCCACGGGGAAGTCCAAGACACGACCGATGTTGGGCCGTGACGAGGTCCGCGAGCACGCCAGAACCTACGAGCAGCAGCTCTACCGTATCCTCGATCCGGCGCAGACCGAAGTGACCTTCAACGGCGACTGGCTGGGGAAGATGGACTTCGCCGACGTCGTCCGGCTGTCGTCGCAGTACACTCTCGCTCGGATGCTGGAACGCGACGACTTCACGAATCGATACAAAGCCGGCGAGCCCATCCACATCCACGAAATCCTGTACCCGTTGTGCCAAGGACAGGACTCCGTCGCGGTCCGCGCCGACATCGAGATGGGCGGCACCGACCAGAAGTTCAACAACCTGGTCGGGCGCGACCTACAGCGCGAGGCAGGGCAGGCTCCACAGGCAGTCGTCCTGATGCCTCTGCTCGTGGGCACGGATGGCGTCGAGAAGATGAGCAAATCGCTCGGAAACTACATCGGCATCGACGAGCCGCCCACAGAGCAGTTCGGCAAGGTGATGTCCGTGCCAGACGCCGCCATGGAAGCCTACTACCGGCTCTGCACGGACCTTCCCGCCGACGAGATCAGCGGCATGATGCAGGACGTCGAAGACGGCGCCCTGCACCCGATGGACGCCAAACTGCGCCTTGCCGCCGAGATCGTTACCCTCTATCACGGCTCCGAGGCTGGGGACGCCGCGAAGACGGAGTTTCTTCGCGTCTTCCGTGAGCACGAGACACCCGACGATATGCCGGATCTGCGTGTGCCGTCCGACGCCCTAACCGACGGCGAGCTCTGGATCGTCCGGCTCCTGACGTTGGCGGGCTTCGCCACGAGCAACCGAGACGCTCGTCAGTTGGTCACTCAGGGCGCAGTCTCGCTCAACGACCATCGCATCACCGACCCGTCGCTCGACTTCGTCCCGGAGGACGGCATGGTCCTGAGGGTCGGGAGGCGGCGTTTCGCGCGGCTTCGAGTCGGGTCCTAG
- a CDS encoding glycosyltransferase family 2 protein, whose product MRLCVIIPALNAEPYIGAVVEEARAAIPHVYVVDDGSTDRTGEKALASGASVLTHDVNRGKGGALRTGYAQAQRDGFDAVVTMDADGQHLPSEMGKLVERFLHTGAPIVVGSRARRRSTMPLHRRANNALVSAVGTWLCGQPVQDFQCGYRLIRCDALRHILPLLTTTGYETESELLIIAGRLGFRIESVDVSTIYSGQTSHVRALREMHRFTQLLFRSLCRVPARLTASVTHDGRHE is encoded by the coding sequence GTGCGATTGTGCGTCATCATCCCTGCCCTCAACGCTGAACCGTATATCGGAGCCGTCGTCGAGGAGGCGCGCGCCGCCATACCGCACGTGTACGTGGTTGACGACGGCTCCACGGACCGAACCGGCGAGAAGGCGCTCGCCTCCGGCGCATCCGTCTTGACGCACGACGTGAACCGAGGCAAGGGAGGGGCGCTTCGGACGGGATACGCCCAGGCTCAGCGCGATGGTTTCGACGCCGTCGTCACCATGGACGCAGACGGTCAACACCTTCCGAGCGAGATGGGCAAACTCGTAGAGCGCTTCCTGCACACCGGAGCCCCGATCGTGGTGGGGAGCCGAGCCCGCCGCCGCTCGACGATGCCGCTGCACCGCCGCGCCAACAACGCGCTCGTCTCCGCCGTGGGCACATGGCTGTGCGGGCAGCCGGTGCAGGACTTCCAGTGCGGCTATCGCCTGATCCGGTGCGACGCGTTGAGGCACATCCTGCCTCTGCTGACCACGACCGGCTACGAGACGGAGTCGGAGCTGCTCATCATCGCCGGCAGGCTCGGGTTCCGCATCGAGTCCGTGGACGTCTCGACGATCTACTCCGGACAAACGAGCCACGTGCGCGCCCTACGCGAGATGCACCGCTTCACGCAACTCTTGTTTCGGAGCCTGTGCCGCGTTCCGGCGCGATTGACCGCTAGCGTCACCCACGATGGACGGCACGAATGA
- the surE gene encoding 5'/3'-nucleotidase SurE encodes MIFITNDDGIHAPGINHLADALSTLDDVFVVAPDRERSAIGMAITLSRPLRAKDVAPGRVAVDGTPVDCVDLAIGALLPEAPRLLVAGINHGENLGHDVHFSGTVAAARKGAFLGLPSIAVSLSRSVDAHWDTACEFARRIVKTALVRAFSPGVLLNVNVPNLPLHAVKGVRVTRQDPAPYTTHVETRLDKEGVPYYWIGGARVEIDDRDDTDFGSLRTGWVSITPLHADMTHYESLEPLREWEP; translated from the coding sequence ATGATCTTCATCACGAACGACGACGGGATCCACGCTCCGGGGATCAACCACCTCGCCGATGCCCTGTCGACGCTCGACGACGTGTTCGTCGTGGCTCCGGACCGCGAGCGGAGCGCAATCGGCATGGCGATCACGCTTTCGAGACCTCTGCGTGCGAAGGACGTGGCTCCGGGACGGGTCGCCGTCGACGGGACGCCCGTGGACTGCGTGGACCTGGCGATTGGCGCGTTGCTGCCGGAAGCGCCGCGACTGCTGGTTGCCGGCATCAATCACGGAGAGAACCTCGGTCACGACGTCCACTTCTCCGGCACGGTCGCTGCCGCGCGCAAGGGCGCGTTCCTGGGGCTCCCGTCGATTGCCGTTTCGCTGTCGCGCTCAGTGGACGCCCATTGGGACACCGCGTGCGAGTTCGCCCGGCGGATCGTGAAGACCGCGTTGGTGCGCGCGTTTTCGCCAGGAGTGCTGTTGAACGTCAACGTGCCGAATCTGCCCTTGCACGCCGTGAAGGGCGTCCGCGTGACGCGTCAGGACCCCGCGCCGTACACGACACATGTCGAAACGCGACTCGACAAGGAAGGCGTTCCGTACTACTGGATCGGCGGCGCTCGCGTCGAGATCGACGACCGCGACGACACGGACTTCGGGTCGCTGCGCACCGGATGGGTCTCGATCACACCGCTGCACGCGGACATGACGCACTATGAGTCTCTGGAGCCGCTGCGCGAATGGGAGCCGTGA
- a CDS encoding NAD(+)/NADH kinase — MNTEIRQAGIIVHPRIPDALSTALEAREWLGSRGIGAKIARVHLPSVGETLEPDGVSPIGEVVSESDLLVVLGGDGTLLSVSRTPGAEAVPILAVNLGNLGFLTEVARGELYNALSSALGGKFEVDERRMLEYVVCDDGAQRASGHALNDVVVREESHLICLDTYIDGSYFVTYNGDGLIVSSPTGSTAYNSSAGGPIIDPGSDAILLTPICPFALAMRPFVARGSSRIRVVVRSAAPRGTLRADGQEQYPLTELCEIDVWLSDRTISLIRSRQRDFYGVLRAKLHLGSLPQGAEGEGVRSADGTPDPQPRGHR, encoded by the coding sequence ATGAACACCGAGATTCGACAGGCTGGCATCATCGTCCATCCTCGGATTCCCGACGCCCTCTCGACGGCGCTCGAGGCGCGGGAATGGCTCGGATCGCGCGGCATTGGCGCGAAGATCGCTCGTGTCCACTTGCCGTCGGTGGGCGAAACCCTTGAGCCGGACGGCGTGTCGCCCATCGGGGAGGTGGTGAGCGAGTCGGACTTGCTGGTCGTGCTGGGGGGTGACGGCACGTTGCTGAGCGTTTCGCGCACGCCCGGCGCGGAGGCGGTTCCGATCCTCGCCGTGAACCTGGGGAACCTGGGATTCCTGACCGAAGTGGCGCGCGGCGAACTCTACAACGCCTTATCGTCCGCTTTGGGCGGCAAGTTCGAGGTGGATGAGCGCCGGATGCTCGAATACGTCGTCTGCGACGACGGCGCACAGCGCGCGTCGGGACACGCGCTCAACGACGTCGTCGTGCGCGAGGAGAGCCACCTCATCTGTCTCGACACGTACATTGACGGGTCCTATTTCGTGACGTACAACGGAGATGGCTTGATCGTGTCCAGCCCGACGGGTTCGACGGCATACAACTCGTCCGCGGGCGGTCCCATCATCGATCCCGGCAGCGATGCGATCCTTCTCACGCCGATCTGCCCATTCGCTCTGGCGATGAGACCCTTCGTGGCAAGGGGGTCTTCCCGCATCCGGGTCGTCGTCCGATCCGCCGCGCCGCGCGGAACACTTCGGGCGGACGGTCAGGAGCAGTATCCGCTCACCGAGTTATGTGAGATCGACGTATGGCTGTCGGACCGAACGATCAGTCTGATCCGTTCGCGTCAACGCGACTTCTACGGCGTGCTGCGCGCGAAGCTCCACCTCGGCAGCCTACCGCAGGGCGCCGAGGGCGAGGGTGTTCGAAGTGCTGACGGAACTCCGGATCCACAACCTCGCGGTCATCGATGA
- the recN gene encoding DNA repair protein RecN, translated as MFEVLTELRIHNLAVIDELAIEFGPGLNVLTGETGAGKSIILGALGLVLGGRGTPDLVRTGEESARVGAAFEARIPEPTAELLTKYGLTVDDEDTVIVARQLASSGRSRVYINDQFATTTLLKALGEAWVDLHGQHEHQSLFRTEEHLTFLDDFAGVAADRSRLSEAHARIQVLRSELRALQQEQRETLREREYLEHEVEELGRADLRPDEDVELEAERRRLQNAETLRATAESLFGHLGPGVPGSVLENLRVALQEIRSLRQFDESLKETESRLDALFYEAEDIATRVRQYRDSVEFSPERKSQVEDRLVLLFELKRRYGGTLTDAIARLAESQARLSSLTTGSAEIERVRENLRSALREAGRMAFALSDARQTAASALEERVEAQLAELGMERTAFRVSVTQDESESGLLRRHERSYNLSATGLDAVEFLISPNVGEALKPLNRIASGGEISRVMLALKTVLSDVDRVPTLVFDEIDTGIGGSTAAIVGTKLSQLAETRQVICITHLPQIASRADRHFRVAKHVEGDGSSARTVTTVERLTDDERVSELARMLGGDSVTSRAHAHELLASRSLTS; from the coding sequence GTGTTCGAAGTGCTGACGGAACTCCGGATCCACAACCTCGCGGTCATCGATGAGCTCGCCATCGAGTTCGGGCCCGGGCTGAACGTCCTCACGGGCGAGACCGGAGCCGGCAAGTCGATCATCCTCGGCGCTCTCGGGCTCGTGCTCGGCGGTCGAGGGACGCCGGACCTGGTTCGCACCGGCGAGGAATCGGCGCGCGTGGGAGCCGCATTCGAGGCGCGCATCCCCGAACCCACGGCGGAGCTGCTGACGAAGTATGGCTTGACGGTCGACGACGAAGACACGGTGATCGTTGCGAGGCAGCTCGCGTCGTCCGGCAGGAGCCGCGTCTACATCAACGATCAGTTCGCGACGACGACGCTCCTCAAAGCCCTCGGCGAGGCGTGGGTGGACCTCCACGGTCAGCACGAGCACCAATCGCTATTCAGAACCGAGGAGCACCTGACCTTCCTCGACGACTTCGCCGGAGTGGCTGCTGATCGGTCCAGGCTGTCGGAGGCGCACGCCCGCATCCAGGTTCTTCGGTCCGAACTGCGCGCGTTGCAGCAGGAGCAGCGCGAGACGCTCCGTGAGCGCGAATACCTGGAACACGAAGTCGAGGAGTTGGGTCGAGCCGACCTCCGCCCGGATGAGGACGTCGAACTCGAGGCGGAACGTCGCCGGCTCCAGAATGCCGAGACGCTCCGCGCCACGGCAGAATCGCTCTTCGGACACCTGGGACCGGGAGTACCCGGTTCCGTGCTGGAGAACTTGCGGGTCGCGCTCCAAGAGATACGGTCGCTTCGCCAGTTCGACGAATCGCTCAAGGAGACCGAATCGCGGCTGGATGCGCTATTCTATGAGGCAGAGGACATCGCGACGCGTGTGCGCCAGTACCGCGACAGCGTCGAGTTCAGCCCGGAGCGCAAGTCGCAGGTCGAAGACCGCCTCGTGCTCCTGTTCGAGCTCAAACGACGGTACGGCGGAACGCTGACGGACGCCATTGCGCGGCTGGCGGAGTCGCAGGCGAGGCTGTCCTCACTGACGACCGGAAGCGCCGAGATCGAGCGGGTCCGCGAGAACCTGAGATCGGCGCTCCGAGAGGCGGGACGCATGGCGTTCGCGCTGTCCGATGCGCGGCAAACAGCGGCAAGCGCCCTCGAGGAGCGTGTCGAAGCGCAGTTGGCAGAGCTTGGCATGGAGCGTACCGCGTTCCGCGTGTCTGTGACGCAGGACGAGTCGGAGAGCGGCTTGCTTCGGCGGCACGAGCGGAGCTACAACCTGAGTGCCACGGGTTTGGACGCCGTCGAGTTCCTTATCAGCCCCAACGTCGGCGAAGCCCTGAAGCCTCTGAACCGGATCGCGTCCGGCGGCGAGATCTCGCGAGTGATGTTGGCGCTGAAGACGGTTCTGAGCGACGTCGACCGCGTGCCAACGCTGGTCTTCGATGAGATCGACACCGGCATTGGCGGGTCCACGGCAGCGATTGTCGGAACAAAGCTGTCACAGCTCGCCGAGACGCGCCAAGTGATCTGCATCACGCACTTGCCGCAGATCGCGTCTCGGGCAGATAGGCACTTCCGCGTGGCTAAGCATGTCGAGGGCGACGGGTCCTCGGCGCGTACGGTGACGACTGTGGAACGCCTGACGGACGACGAGCGAGTGTCCGAGCTGGCGCGCATGCTCGGAGGCGATAGTGTCACCAGCCGCGCCCACGCGCACGAACTGCTTGCGTCGCGGTCCCTCACGTCGTGA